From the Ochotona princeps isolate mOchPri1 chromosome 26, mOchPri1.hap1, whole genome shotgun sequence genome, the window CGTATGGCTGGAAGCTCCAGGTGCCGAGAATGGAGATTCTGATGATCTGTGTTTATTCCTAACTTCCTCCCTGACCGGAAGTCAGCTGGATCTAGAAGTTTGGAATTCGGTCTGCAtagacctgtgctgctccaatctgaaaTCCCAGTTCCATTCTTTGCTTTGTTTAAGAAGCCCTTACAACCctctagctgggagctgggtttcGTGGACACTTCTGTCTGCCCCTCCTCCCGGAACACAGGCACCTGCTTGGACTTGCCCTGTGTGCCCAGGTATGCAGTGCGGCCAACTTCAGCGAGCTACGCAGGCAGTGTGGTCTGGAGGCCCAGGACTGGGCATCAtgcactggggctgggccagtgacAGGCTCCCATCATTTCCTTCCAGGACTGCCTTTCATTGCTGGGCatagtcaggccaaagccaggagccaggagattcctcttagtttcctacatgggtggcagaggcccaatgacttgggccagcctctgctgccttcccaggcacattagcaggcagctggattgaagtagagcagccaggactcggacTTGTGTGCTCATGGGATGCTCACATTGCAGGATGAGGCGCTGCATACTAcctcacaacactggcccctcaaaTAATATTCTTATATTTCAAATTAATATCTTTTCAGACCAAAGTACAGATGAAAATGGAAAAGTTGTCTTCAACTACCAAAGGAATTTGTGAACTAGAAAATTACCATTATGGGGATCAGAGTCAGCGGCCTCCTCTGTTTCACACATGGCCAACAGCCCATTTCTGTGAGTTGTGCTTTGTCGGTTTGTAGCAGGGCAGTGTTTAGCTCGGTTGGATTCAGTATGTTAAAAGGCTGACAGGGTTTTGAGGTTCGGAGTCTGTTGGGAGGAAGGGATCAGGCATCTTAAAATGGGCATTTCCTCTGGGTTTTGTCACCTCTTCAGCCCAGATCGTTAAGAAAAGACTggatggggctcggcagcgtggcctagtggctaaggtccttgccttgatcccatatggctgctggttctaatcccggtggctccacttcctctctgtctctcctcctctcagtatatctgactttgtaatggaaataaaataaatctttaaaaaaaaaaaaaagaaaaagaaaaaaaaaaaaaagaaaagactggaTGAACCAGTGGTCATTGGCCTTTAGACCCCGCCCCGGGTAGAGTGTCCTTCCTGCTCTGGGGAAGCAGAGTCATTTACTTGGTTTCATTTTTGCTCCTGTTGCAATCACAAAATAAATTGAGGTCACAGTGGTCGACTTCAGGGAAGAGGCACTAGGAAAAATGAAACTTGCTACTCACAGCTCTAAGAGACATTTCACAAAAACAGCTCCTTGAATGCAAAGAAGGGCTTGGCTGCTTGCCCCTCTTGGTGTTGATTAGCGAAGGCACCTCGGTAAGGCTGCACAGGGCTCAGTCTCCCCGTGCAGTGAGTGCCCTGAGTTCCTGTGAGGGGAGTCCCCACGTGGTGCTGTCCGCGTGAGGGGAGTCCCCGCGTGGTGCTGTCCATGTGAGGGGAGTCTGTGCTATGGTGATACGATCACTTTCCACAGGACTCCCAGCTACCCCTTCCTCACCCCTGTGCCGTTGCTAGCGGCACACGGTTGCTGGGGAGGGGCTCCAGGTACATCTGGCTGCTCAGGCCTGCCTCCGTTGCTTTCAGACGAAGTCTCCCGCAGGCTGGCTGACATGTACAGGCAGGAGCTGCTCCTGAAGCGCACCGTGGCAGAGGAGCTGGCGCACACCGCCGACCGTGACCTCTCCCTGAGCTACTTGTCCATGTGGCTGCACCAGCCCTACGTGGAGAGGGACAGCAAACTGCATCTGGAAAGCATGCTGCTTGAAACGGGGCACCGAGCACTGTGACCTCCCGGCACGGTGGCGTGGTGTCAGTGAACGCCCCTCCAGGCCTGGGTACAGCCTGCCCACGCCCCGCGACTGTGGGGCAGCACCTCCCTGCTTTCCTCTGTGTGCCTTCCTGGGAACCTGTCACATGTGAGTGCTTCCAAGTTCCTAAACAGAATGCCTGGCCTGGTTGTGTAAGACTTCTGTTACATATTACATGTGTATAGCAAATCCCTGGTTTCATATTTTCATCTTATATTTATCTGCTGTATTCCTTATTGTCTCATGACACTGTGAGTTTTGCTATTACGACATAACAGAGTTGGGGGCTGGGTTAACCCACAGGTGTCCCacgtgagtgctggtttgagtcccagctgctctgcttctgaagcGTCGccctgctcacatgcctggggaagcagcacaagatggcccaggtagttggtatgtgggagacccaggtggagttccggGCTCGTGGCTTGAGcccggcccaggcctggcctgagctgccatctggggagtgaacccgccattggaagatccctctttctcTGACATCCCTTCTGTCAAACAAATGTTTTACCCATAATGAATAGTTTTTCATTGTCCTGTTTAACTTTTCCACATTTAGCCTGTAAGTATCACTTAgggggcaagcatttggtgtagtggttaagtttACTACTTGGAAcgctcacatcccatattggggtgcTTGGTTCAAGTAGCcgtgacccagcttcctgctaatgctcctgggcaggcagcaagcaatgggccaaatacttgggcccctgccacccctgaggAAGGACAGGCGagagctggctcctggtctcaacTTGGTCAGCCTTGGTTGTGCCAGCATTTGGGTAGTCAGCCCACAGGTTGAACATAGCTCTCTCACCCCATCACATCCTCTTTCAAATCTTTAAGAGAATCATGAACCGCATTTGAAAGGTGGCTGTCCTGGCCCATTGTGTACCCCATGTGGCCACCAATTAGGAAGAGCTGCCTGAGCAAGAAACACCGCCGTTGCCCTAGGCTGCCGAGGTGTGAGTGCTGTTCCTATAGGAAgtttcctgtgtatgtgtgtaataaGCAGAGTGTTCCAACTGTCTGGATTTGGGAACTCGGCACATGTATGGCTCAGGGCTCCCCAAAGCAGGGCCTGAGTCCCACCCAGCGATGTCAGCTCTGTGCCTGGCACCCAGCAGCACCTGACACGCACATGTCCCCTGAATGGGCTTTCTGTTGTCAGAACTACTGTTCTCTCTACTCTGCACAGTGGGCCAGCTGTGGGTACATCGGCCAAGCTCACCGCCATCCCCAGCGGCACAGACAATAGTGCAATCCTGGTGTGCAACACGGGAAGGGAATGCTTGTGCCTGAGAGCCATGTCTGGGCCCAGAAGTTGGCCCCCTGCTGACGGGCCTCTTGTGTCACGctcaaggaagaagctcctggtgggTTAACTGGGCTGCTGAGTCCAGAGGACCACCTCAGCCTCTCCTGGCCACTCCTGTGCTGCCTGCAGGCCCACCAGCAAAACACAGGGCTCCCTCCCTAGCACTGCCAGGGAGGACGAGATCCACCACCTCTCTTCCTGCGACACGGCAGAGGAAGATGCTGCAGGAGCAGAGACCTCGGTGAGTGACCAGACAAGGGGTCCTGACCCCATCTCCTCATCTGTAAACCACATGCAGAAATGACTCGCTGTCCCGCTTCTCAGCACACTGCCTGGGACCACTGGCCTTCCTTAATTgagccaggaagaagcttctagcatGGCCTTTGCCAGGGGAGAAGGGATTCTTATGCTTTGGAAGCAGAGAGCAAGGCTGAAAGACACGGACAGTACAACAGTTGCCAATCATCTTTGAAAGTTCAAGGACATGGACATTATGAGAAaaactatgaatggatttcaagattctttggcaacaaaataaattcatttttttgttccattttccacagatgCTTAGAAAACACCCTCTTGTAAAAAGGATTTATTAAGGGTCAATACTGCTGGCTaaacttgctaatcctccacctccaagtgtggcattccatatgggtgccagtttgtgtcctggctactccacttcccttccagctccctgcttgtggtttgggaaagcagtggaggactgcccaaggccttgggaccctgtacccacgtgagaagcccagaggaggctcctgcctcctagctttggattggctcagctctggctgttgtgaccatctggagagtgaaccaatgggtggaagagttttctgtccttatctctgtaaatctacctttccaataaaaacaaataactctttaaaaaaattgttagcaGGGCATGTATCTGCCATTACTATGAGGGGCTCCAAAGAAAAACACGAACAGCGGGATGTGAATACATAATTCTTTATCAATATAAGGTTATTCATATGAGTATCTAGAAAAATATATTGTTGGAAAAAGGCCTTGTTTGCCTCAAACACAGACCAGTCcagagtcctggttctgctccttGTCACTGGGTAGGCTCTGCACAATGAGCAGTGTGTCCACAGCTGCCAATGGGACACCTTCAGCCACCCTCCCCTGCAGCACAGCCCCCGGGGTGACAGCTGGCAGGACACTGGGCTGGGACATCTGAATACAGATCTGATCCCGTTCTGGAGACAATAGCTCATTGCCCCCACCAGGGATTTTGGAAGCCACAGCTTCACCCACAGCCACCATGCCCTCCAGGCCACAggagggctggttcaagtcccttaTGTGGCCTTCAAGACCCACTTTGGTGGGCAGCAATTTGTCCTTGCCCAGCTAAGGCCCTGGCTTAGACAGCATCCTGCAGGCATAGTCCACTGGCACACAGTCCTGGGACAGGGCTTTCTCAAGGGGTGGGGCCGAGGCCCCTGTCCACAGGATGGGGCTGGCCCCGGCCTGCTGGTGGCTTGGGGGGACATGGTGCATCCTGTGGTGTCCGTCCTGTGCACACTGAGGACTGCCAGGCAGCAGAGACCCTGCCCCTCCATGTGTTAATGGTGTGCCACAAGCAGCTGGACCCCTCATGCTGACCCCAGTGTCCTGGCCTGAAGAATGTTCCTGAACCTTCTGTCCAGGACACCCTGGCTCTCTCAGCTGAATCTGAACAGCTGATCCACTGCAATCCAGGCAAGGGAGAACAGGGCCCGCACACCCGCTCTGGATCTGCATTTCAGTAACTTGCTCCAGCTGCTGACCCGCGCACagtgtgctgctgctgccctcctggaTGGCCACCTCCTGACTGTCCTCGACGTGGGCAGTGACCTTGCCCTTTGCTGCAGGGGCGGAACCTAAACAGTTGAGAAAGCAGACGTCAGCATGCACGTTGTATGCTACAGGAAGTTCCCTGCACTCACTGTCCCAGGCAGTCTCCTTGCTACTTGGGATTGGTGGCAGTTTTTTTAGTCACTGTTACCTATTCACAGCGATTTTTCATTAACCTATTCCAACAGTGGTTCCACAGGTGCTCTTCGCTTCCCACTGAGTGAGCGAGTGGTTCCATGACTCCCCCCCTGATGACAGTGCAGACCTGATGCTTGTGCACATGCTCATGTGCAGGTCCCGCCCCTCACCCTGACTCAGAGAACAGGGCGACAGGGATGCCACGGACTGCAGAACTGCCCCAGAGCTGTGCGGGCAGCAGGACTGGGCCCTCAGCTTCCCATGTGCGTGGAGCTGTGGGTGGGAGGAGATAGGCTAGCCGAGGGGAGCCGTGCTCCAGACATGCACATGGAGCAAACCACCTCTCCAGGTGGCTCAAGGGCGTGACCCTGTAAGCGGGAGCTGGGATCTCCTGGTTTGACGCCTCACAATCTGGCGACCTTCCAGTTGGGAGAGAAGTCAAAATGTATCCTGTTTCCAGAGCTGCATCTCAGCTGGCCAGGAGAGCCATGTCTGGGTCGTGGGGACCCACTGGCCAGGAGAGCCATGCCTGGGTAGTGGGACCCACTCAGCCCAACCTCTCTGGACCTTCCTGGGCAAACACCACAGCTGCAGCAGGACTACCACTGTGGGGCTTCCGGTTAagctcagcctgtggtgccaacatcccatgtcaggagccatgtactatagccacactgaagccattttgaatatagaactatgcgccagtggaaaacccccagttggctagatgcttgggaaagaggttatgaaactgatCACACACTtagtttcaattgtttctagcaactgtttcagaatgtgatttatggtGTACCtgccgacatcttgttactggttacctacgctattgttgatatggtggctgctcaagaacaatccgTCTTGAGACCacggcttgcgtcccagtttctccttccctcccagagccttagttactgaagaatataaaaatcctcaatcaaaaataataaagtgagAGCTTGATCAGACATACTGtctgctgtccattctttgtatCTCTTGTCccccattctctcctaggttggctGCAACCCCTGTTGACTGTCCCGCTGTATGGGACAATCCCATATCAAAGCcttagctgcttcactcccaggtcagcttcctgctgatgcgcctcagaaagcagcacaggTGGCCCGTGTGCTTGGACTCGTGtctcatgggggagacctggatgcagttcaggctcctggcttcggcctggctcagccctggccattgcagccatttgaggagtgatccaacagacagaagaccttcatctttccctccttctcttctgtcactctgtcagaTAAATAAACCCAGGAAAATACTCCATCCCTGCGTTGACTGCATTTGGCTGAGGAACCCTAGGAAACCTCAAAGACCTCAAGGGCCACAGGGAAAGAACAGGACAGAGCATGGGACGAGGCTGGGACAGAACCCCAGAGACCACAGTGATGCCATCCCCAGCACCCACCCGCCCGGCCGCCCACTGCACTTTACCCTCCCGGGCAGCTGGAGCACCCGAGGGTGCgggctgcttgcagcctgggccctgggcagcaggagctTCAGCAGTGTCCTCGGGCGGAGCTGCAGTGCAAGTCCTTTTCACTGAAGCCTGcaggtctgtggcctgggaagagaaaGCGCCATAAGCACAGATGAGGAAGACCTGGCAAGCCCACACTTCAGCTCCATGAGGAACTGGCCCTCCGGACCCCATGCATACCTCACCGCCCCTCTTCTGTCCGCTGGCTCCCTCTGGCCGCTCGCCACCTGTCTCTGGGCTGGTGCGCTGGAGAGCAGGGTGACCCATGCGCATTTCTTGTTTGCTCAGGAATTCATCGGTGATTCCCAGGGACTCAGCCACCTGAAGAGCAATGGACCCAGAAGGAGACTTCACTCAGAGCAGGCACAAGTCTTCAGAAACGTGCCAACAGCCAAGGATCCAATTCTGTGccgttttaaaatttttaattgattgaaatttttatatatttgttttcatcttatttgatagagacagacaagagaggttcttccaaatggttctgtccccaaatgccagcaaagccagggctgggtagggcagccaggacccacacacctgctgcctcctgggatgcatgTCAACatggtagcaggaagctaggactggaaccaggccCTCCACTACGGGACCCCAGTGACCACTTCCATTTAGGCAGTTGCTTTGTACGCTGAGGAAACAGCCAGACAAGGGAAAGGGTGCAGGGTGGAGCCAGAGGGTCAGTGTTAGCACAAGGCGGGAGGGAAGATGAAACCTAGACGTACTGGCCCGCCAGCCCAAGCCTACTAACATGAGCAGATGCCCAGGCAGCCTTCTTAGCCAGCATGTCTCCTCACAGACCTCTCACTGGTCTGATGAGCAAACTCGCCCTGTGCGCACTATGGCTCCTTTCCTAGTGCAGGACAGGACATGAGCTCAGGAGCTGAGACAGGACCCAGATCCCAGCTTCTCGGGAAGCCTGGGGGTTAGCAAGTTGCTATGACCACAAGTCCTTCGCCCAGCTCTCACCAACCCCCAAGTCCCTGCGTCTCCTTCAGGTCCCCACCCATCTCCCTAAATCACCTTGACACACCTCTCCCGCCAAGTACTTCGTCACTgtcccctgctctccctctccaAATGTCAGAGCTCACGGTTGCTAAAGGCACTTCCCTGAGCCTTAAGTGTGCATTTATTTGCAAAGCCAATGTACAATACCAGGTCTAAGGGTCAAAGTGACGGCCGTTACCAGTTATGCTGGACATGACTCATAGCAAACTCCTGGGCCTTGGGGCTGGCCCCAAAAGGCATAGCAGGTCACAAGGGAAACAGAGGCCAGGCAGGCTTCATGCCTACCACAGCCCCTGACTCAACACTGCCCTCACATGGCATCCATGCATGCACAGCTGATTCGAGCCAGGATGGGCCCATGCTTGCTTCACTTACTGTTGAAACAGTATGTGGGGGGCAGACTCTGCAGTGACCAAGCTCTGCAGGTGAGTCCCAGCATCACACATGAGGATCATGCCTGccaggtccaagtcctggctctcttccagttccagtttcctgctaatgcacaccctagagGCGACAGGTgtggtcccagtgcttggctcccttccactcacgtgggagccttgcagggagttccaggttcctggcttcaacctggtccactcccagctgTGGAAGGTACTTGGGGCAGTGAATTGGCACATGTacaatctctgtttctctatttttcaaataaacaaaccaccacaacaaaaaaatcatacGGGTGACTACTACAAGTTGGGCCCTGTAATTAGCAAATGAAACTTAGCAAAAAAAATTATCACATTTATATAAtcaataatttaagaaaatacaaatgtgAAGGCTCTTATGGAATAGGTTAACTGAAGAATTTGTGTACAACTACCAATGACAGCCAGTGAAGATCCTCCTCAAAGAAAACCAAGCAAAGTGTACAATGCAATAAATTGCAGACCACAATGGCTACCAAGGGATCAGGGCGCCCAATGCCCAGGCAAGCCCTTGGCGCAGACCACAATGGCCACCAGGGGGTCAGGAAGCCCAATGCCCAGGCAAGCCCTTGGCGCAGACCACAATGGCCACCGGGGTCAGGGCGCCCAATGCCCAGGCAAGCCCTTGGCGCAGACCACGATGGCCACAGGGGGTCAGGGCGTCCAATGCCCAGGCAAGCCCTTGGCGCAGACTATGATGGCCATAGGGGGTCAGGGCGCCCAATGCCCAGGCAAGCCCTTGGCGCAGACCATGGTGGCCATAGGGGGTCAGGGCGCCCAATGCCCAGGCAAGCCCTTGGCGCAGACCACAATGGCCACCGGGGTCAGGGCGCCCAATGCCCAGGCAAGCCCTTGGCGCAGACCACGATGGCCACAGGGGGTCAGGGTGTCCAATGCCCAGGCAAGCCCTTGGCGCAGACTATGATGGCCATAGGGGGTCAGGGCGCCCAATGCCCAGGCAAGCCCTTGGCGCAGACCATGATGGCCATAGGGGGTCAGGGCGCCCAATGCCCAGGCAAGCCCTTGGTGCAGACCACGATGGCCACAGGGGGTCAGGGCACCCTCCACAGGGCAAGCCTGCTGGCCACAAACAGTTCCTCATTTCAGGTGGCAGGAAGAGCAGGTAAAGTAGCCAGCTCTTCTGAGACTCCCCACTGCTGACTGAAGAGTGGCTGGTTCATTGAGGGCAGTGTGGGGTCAGGAGGCCTGGGGACTCCATGAGCTACAGTGAGGTAGATGCTCACACAGACAAGTGGTCCCCAGAGTCCCCCATGCCACATGCTCTGGCTGCACCCAGCACTTGACTTCATCCAAAGCATGCCAAAACACAGCAGTCCTGACTGACCATTACAAAGAATCCAACaggttggctgggatagagacagactagactatgcaaggctgcaacacctgtgcgctgcatgtggaatagatcagggaaaagccaggctgggctgattattcctgctgctgcaagtataaattagagtgggtgagggatgtttgggcatagccgcagaagctggcactggggactaattctgtcaagtcaaatcacagaaccatctaaagagtgcataaaccgggacagagagacctgggagggaaaaagtgggttcccccttcttgggtcactagtcccgtgggagggcatgaaaactaggacaggggctgggatggctagatagagaggtactcaacaacacccgtgagggctggatggttgagttggttagacagaactaagctttaatacccattgacaagtgccagagccaaatgggatgggggacagactggtcttctgctacacatactggcaaaccagggtagggggcgggcctggtgggggttattgtgggtcgccctgactaggctgcagctcccactggtttgtgtgagggccgagtacgtgctgggcagaaccagactggactgcaacacccattggttccagtgcaactcgggactgaaaacagaaccaacccagcaattgcaaccaccagctgatcggggtgatggactgtgctgggccctgtatttgctagaacatacaagaaactcatctgggaatacctcaaagtttctttggagatctccccaatcgaactgctgtactcagaactctaaccaagaaaaaacagaagacagaacaggacaatcattcatctcagctatatgttggcagcgaaaaatggggcaaacggagactttatgatggaccatatcaatcagtggacgacctcatcgagcgaaactggcagcgattcataactggagagctattaacaccacttgagcacatatctcagagcatgccccacatccgggactcgggctgggtgggaaactgggtggggcttctccctcaatatccccctctacctcagatacatgatggaaacaatatggacataatagtattacccacttccctatccccctgaaccttttttttctttttctttctttaactgtaattaactatatagattgtcaacaacaacacaataaaatagattataaattaaaaaaaaaataaaaacactcttTGTTTTGTCCTTGATGTACTAGAATATTATCATCTGTGTTCTAGAGAGGGTTTTTGTATACTAGTGATGGAAATAATACATAATATTCTGTCACTTTGGTTTTTCAATATTGCATTTAGTGATTTTATATCAGTAGGTTAAAGTTTGTTGTGTATCACAATTTTATTTGTAGAAATCAACAATTGTTGCCATTCTGAGCTCGTTTCCTTGTTATGTTCATTGTCTAGATTTCAGAAAATGATGGAGAACATGTTAATATGCAGATTAAATGTAAAAGTGTGTCAGCTGTGCTACTGTCATGTCTTGGGTTAATTACATTGTAACTGACACAAAAACTGAATAAAAGTCTAgttctatgtaaaaaaaaaaaaaaaaaaaaaaaaaaacaaagaatccaACAGGTAAAGGCAGTATGATGTTGACAATGACACTGCAGTGAGGAGTGGCCAACGCTGCTCCGAGGACCCATCCCGGAGTGCCCTGGGGCCTGGTGCTGTCAGCGCCAGCAGGACCAGTGTGGCAGCTCCTGTTTTGTTCAGGAGTTCCTCACCTGAACAGTGTTCACTGCCCTGATGCTGAGAAAGAACACGTGATCTGACGGGGTAAGACAAGCCGGAGTAGCCAGGTGTGAGGCCGGCGTCCCTGCAGGCACCTCTCTCTTACAcagaccctgcctcctggccacctcccccagcccactcAGTCCCAGTTACCTTCCTGTCGTTGATTTCCAGGGGCTCCTGGGGACTCGGACTGCAGCTTCCAAGGTAATCCTGACAGAGCTTCTTCACCATCATATGCAGCTCCTCAAACT encodes:
- the CINP gene encoding cyclin-dependent kinase 2-interacting protein — its product is MAAKTPDITTPRKPVLSVSARKLKDNAADWHNLILKWESLSDAGFATASSIANLRLGLLNKDKAELESSSPAWSEAEDKVHVEHNKELESLCEDLQATLDGLTKVQMKMEKLSSTTKGICELENYHYGDQSQRPPLFHTWPTAHFYEVSRRLADMYRQELLLKRTVAEELAHTADRDLSLSYLSMWLHQPYVERDSKLHLESMLLETGHRAL